Genomic segment of Methanoculleus horonobensis:
GGCGGCCGCGATATGCCGCCCGCCGCCCCGGGCGACAGGCTCGCCGTGGCCGGGGTAGAGCCCCTCGACATCGAGGGCGCCGAGGCGCTCGATGGATGCCGCAAGCGCCGTCCGATCGCCGCCCGGGAAGTCGTAACGCCCGAAGGATCCGCCGGTGAAGACGGTGTCCCCGGAGAAGAGCAGTTTTTCAGCCTCGGCGTAGAGGCAGATCCCGCCCGCGGTGTGGCCGGGGGTGTGGATGACGCGGAGGTTCCCTACCCGGTCGCCGTCATGGAGAAGAACGTCGGCAACGATCCCGGGCGAGCGGGCCCCGAAGACCATCGAGAGGCTCCGGGCGTCGTCGGCGAGGCCGGGCGCGTCCGCCTCATGGATGCAGACGGCCGCATCGCCGCAGAGCCGCGCGATCTCTTTGATGTGGGCGATATGGTCGTAGTGGGCGTGGGTGATGACGATCGTATCGATCGCGGCGGCATAGGGCTGCACCGCCATCGGGAGAACGCCCGCGTCGATAAGGACGTTTTCGTAAACGAACGAATTGGCGTAGGTCGCATCGCTCGCGATCCACCGGACTGGCATGCAGACTAATATGGCTTCCGGGCAAATGGTTCTTATGCATACCCTGATCTCCGCGTGCCTGCGCGGGGTTCCCCCCGAGGTGGAGACGATCGCCCGGGAAGAGGATCTCCCGCCCCACGCCGCCGCCCGGGCCGTCGCCCGCGGCCGGATCGTCATCCCGGCAAACCCCATAAGACCGCACCGACTCTGCGCCATCGGGGAGGGCTGCAGGGTACGGGTCAACGTGAACGTCGGGACGTCGGGAACCCGGTGCGACGAGGATCTCGAGGTCGAGAAGGCGAAGGCGGCCCTCCGGGAGGGTGCGGACGCGTTGATGGACCTCTCGACCGGCGGCGATCTCGTCCGCATCCGGCAGAAGATCCTGAAACTCGATGCGCCGGTCGGCACCGTCCCCGTCTACGAGGCGGTCAGGCGGGCGGGGAGCGCGGCGGACGTCGACGCCGATCTCCTCTTCAAGGTCATCCGGGAGCACTGCCGGCAGGGCGTGGACTTCCTGACGCTGCACTGCGGCGTGAACCGCGACGCCCTCGCGTCGCTCAAGGCCGACCCCCGGACGATGGGCGTCGTCAGCAGGGGCGGGGCGTTCCACGTGGCGATGATGGCCGCGACGGGCGAGGAGAATCCCCTCTATGCCGAGTATGACTACCTCCTCGAGGTCCTCGCCGAACACGACGTCGTCGTGAGCCTCGGCGACGGGATGCGGCCGGGCGCGCTCGTGGACGCCGGCCGCCTCGCGAAGTCGACGGAGTACCTGACGCTCGGCCATCTCGCGAAGCGGGCGCTCGCCGCCGGGGTGCAGCGGATGATCGAGGGGCCGGGGCACATCCCGGCCGACCAGGTCGGCTACAACGTCCGGATGATCAAGGAACTGACCGACGGCGCTCCGCTCTACCTGCTCGGCCCGCTCGTCACCGACGTGGCGCCGGGCTACGACCACGTCGTGGGGGCGATCGGGGGCGCGATCGCCTGCATGAACGGCGCCGACTTCCTCTGCATGGTCTCGCCGGCCGAGCACCTGGCGCTGCCGGACGTTCGCGACATCGTGGAAGGGACGCGGGTGGCGAAGATCGCGGCGCACGTCGGGAGCCTCTCCCGCGCCGCCGCACACACGAAGAACCGCGAGATCCGGATGGCGGAGGCGCGGCGGGCGCTCGACTGGGAGAAACAGTTCGAGGCGGCGCTCGCTCCCGAGGAGGCGCGGCGTATCCACGAGCGCGACGGCGAGATCGAGACCTGCTCGATGTGCGGCGACCTCTGCGCCGTAAAGATGGTGCGGGATATCCTCCCGGTACCGGAAGAACGGATGGAGCCGTGAAAGGTTCTCCTGGATACTCTTCTCCACTTCCTTTATATTTTCCGAATGCTCGAACTCCGCTCGGCGCTGCTGGCCGAACGTCGTGCTCGAAAACGCTTCGCGTTTTCTCAAACTCCGGACGTCCCATCCGTCGCTCTTCGCACCTAACGGTGCTCGAATTCCTTCCCCTTTTGGGGAAGTCATTACCCGAACCGCCCGTCGATCCAGGCGGTTACCGCGTCGCGGCTCCGCCGGTAGGCCGCGATCACCTTGTCGGGGGTTCCGGTTGCGCGGCCCGGGTCGGGGAAGTCGACGTGGATCGTCTCCTTCGTCCAGGGAAACATCGGGCAGACACCCCCGGCACAGAGCGCGACGACGTAATCCATCTCCTTTCCGTCAAAGAGCGTGAGATCCTTTGCCTGCTGCTCTGAGATGTCTATCTCGATCTCGCCCATCACCCGTACTGCGAGGGGAGCGGGTGCGGTGGGGGCGATCCCGGCGGAGCAGGCCTCGTAGCGGTCGCCGTAGCGGGCGCGGAGATAGCCCTCCGCCATCTGGGTCCGGGCGGCGTTGTTCGTGCCGATGAAGAGCACTCTCTGCTTCATGCCCCTCCCTTCGCGGCCGGGTGGAAAAAGGTTGCCCGACGCTCGGGCACCGCCGGGTGCGCGCCCGGGGTTCGAGAAGGCCGCGGTGCTCCTACGTGTAAGGCCGGCGCCCCCGGCCCGGCAGGAGATCTCAGTCGCGCCCTGCTTCAAGGATCCGGATCGCGAGCAGGGCGGCATTCACGCCGTTGTCCACCCCGACGCAGGCCACCGGGACGCCTCTCGGCATCTGGACGATCGAGAGGAGGGCATCAAAGCCCATCAGCGTCCCGCTCACCGGGACGCCGATCACCGGCCGCTTCGTCTTCGAGGCGATCACTCCCGGGAGAGCCGCCGAGAGTCCGGCGATCGCGATGAAGACCCGTGCATCGCTCGCCTTCACATACTCGTCCAGCCGCTCCGGGTCGCGGTGCGCCGAGATCACCTTGTAGTCGTAGGCCACGCCGTGCTCTTTCAGGGTCTCAAAGACCTTCTCCGCGACGGCGCCGTCCGAGACGGAACCGCAGATAACCGTGACGTCTGCCATATCCAGCTTCAATTGTGGCCCGCCTCTTTTTCACCCTGTCGATATTGCACGGTGGTGAGGTTGATATGAAACCACATCCAACTTCCTTGCAGGAACAGCGTCTGTCCTCGACGAGACGATACGGACTGATATCCCATGGAACAAGAACCACTCCTGATGATTCCAGGCCCGGTACCCATTCCGCAGCGGGTACGTGCCGCCATGACGCGGCAGGCCATCAACCACCGCGGCCCCGAGTTCGGCGCCGCATATGCGGAGACCGTCCAGACCTTAAAGACCCTTTTTGGTACCGTAAATGAACTCTACATCATCAGCGGCTCGGGAAGCGCCGGGATGGAGGCGGGCGTCGCGAACTTCGCGCGGGACAAGCGAATCGTCTCGCTCGTAAACGGTAAGTTCGGCGACCGCTTTGCCAAGATCGGCGCGCGTTACGGCACCGTCACCTCCCTCGAATCGGAGTGGGGGACACCGCTCGATCTCGCGGCCCTCGAGCAGGAACTCGAAGCCGGGGCCGAGGTCGTGACCATGGTCCACAACGAGACGAGCGCCGGTATCAAGAACCCCGCACCCGAGGTCGGGAAACTCACCCGGAAGCACGATGCGCTCTTCATCATGGACGGAGTCACTTCCATCGGCGGCGACGACGTCCGGATGGACGAATGGGGCGTTGATATCGCCGTCGTCGGATCGCAGAAGTGCCTCGCCGCCCCGGCGGGCCTCGCCGCTATCGCTGTTGGCGAGCGTGCCTGGGACCGGATATCGGAGAAGCGGCCGTTCTACCTCGATATGGCTGCTTACCGGAAGAGCGGGAGCGGCACCCCGATGGAGACCCCCTACACCCCGGCGGTCCCGCTCTTCCTCGCGCTGCACGAGGCATGCAAAATTATCGAGGAAGAGGGCGTTCCAGCCCGGATCGCCCGCCACCGCCGGATGGCGGACTCCGTCCGCGCCGCAGCGAAGGGATGGGGCGTCGACCTCTTCCCGACACTGGACGCGCACCACGCCTACTCGAACACCGCCACCGCCATGCGGATTCCCGATGGCATCACCGACAAGGACCTCCGGGGAACCGTCAAGAAGTTCGGGATCGA
This window contains:
- a CDS encoding MBL fold metallo-hydrolase is translated as MPVRWIASDATYANSFVYENVLIDAGVLPMAVQPYAAAIDTIVITHAHYDHIAHIKEIARLCGDAAVCIHEADAPGLADDARSLSMVFGARSPGIVADVLLHDGDRVGNLRVIHTPGHTAGGICLYAEAEKLLFSGDTVFTGGSFGRYDFPGGDRTALAASIERLGALDVEGLYPGHGEPVARGGGRHIAAAREALRFYG
- the purE gene encoding 5-(carboxyamino)imidazole ribonucleotide mutase; this encodes MADVTVICGSVSDGAVAEKVFETLKEHGVAYDYKVISAHRDPERLDEYVKASDARVFIAIAGLSAALPGVIASKTKRPVIGVPVSGTLMGFDALLSIVQMPRGVPVACVGVDNGVNAALLAIRILEAGRD
- a CDS encoding pyridoxal-phosphate-dependent aminotransferase family protein — encoded protein: MEQEPLLMIPGPVPIPQRVRAAMTRQAINHRGPEFGAAYAETVQTLKTLFGTVNELYIISGSGSAGMEAGVANFARDKRIVSLVNGKFGDRFAKIGARYGTVTSLESEWGTPLDLAALEQELEAGAEVVTMVHNETSAGIKNPAPEVGKLTRKHDALFIMDGVTSIGGDDVRMDEWGVDIAVVGSQKCLAAPAGLAAIAVGERAWDRISEKRPFYLDMAAYRKSGSGTPMETPYTPAVPLFLALHEACKIIEEEGVPARIARHRRMADSVRAAAKGWGVDLFPTLDAHHAYSNTATAMRIPDGITDKDLRGTVKKFGIEIAGGQDHLKGKIFRIGTMGGVGAQEILATLAAVQFALKKSGFAAGDGVEAAAEVLLG
- a CDS encoding arsenate reductase ArsC, encoding MKQRVLFIGTNNAARTQMAEGYLRARYGDRYEACSAGIAPTAPAPLAVRVMGEIEIDISEQQAKDLTLFDGKEMDYVVALCAGGVCPMFPWTKETIHVDFPDPGRATGTPDKVIAAYRRSRDAVTAWIDGRFG
- the thiC gene encoding phosphomethylpyrimidine synthase ThiC translates to MVLMHTLISACLRGVPPEVETIAREEDLPPHAAARAVARGRIVIPANPIRPHRLCAIGEGCRVRVNVNVGTSGTRCDEDLEVEKAKAALREGADALMDLSTGGDLVRIRQKILKLDAPVGTVPVYEAVRRAGSAADVDADLLFKVIREHCRQGVDFLTLHCGVNRDALASLKADPRTMGVVSRGGAFHVAMMAATGEENPLYAEYDYLLEVLAEHDVVVSLGDGMRPGALVDAGRLAKSTEYLTLGHLAKRALAAGVQRMIEGPGHIPADQVGYNVRMIKELTDGAPLYLLGPLVTDVAPGYDHVVGAIGGAIACMNGADFLCMVSPAEHLALPDVRDIVEGTRVAKIAAHVGSLSRAAAHTKNREIRMAEARRALDWEKQFEAALAPEEARRIHERDGEIETCSMCGDLCAVKMVRDILPVPEERMEP